The following proteins come from a genomic window of Archocentrus centrarchus isolate MPI-CPG fArcCen1 chromosome 3, fArcCen1, whole genome shotgun sequence:
- the LOC115778156 gene encoding piggyBac transposable element-derived protein 4-like codes for MGRAEFRAYVGLLILAGVYRSRGEACESLWHAETGRSIFRATMPLKPFRAYSAALRFDDRDTREARRLAAGHDTLAPIREVWDAWCERLPLLYEPGPEVTVDERLVPFKVACLCRCPFRQYMPSKPARYGIKLWVACDAKSSYAWKMLAYTGKRNKRGPPEKNLASRVVLELTEGLGPGRNVTFDNFFTSYKLVRRLFVQRGLTSLGTLRANRAEIPRRLLEVEGRPVPSSRFTFSSTAEPPDAAVVSYLAKRNKNVLILTTHEQHVRVPGLSGRADGKPLAVLHYNRTKGGVDNLDKVLGTSSCRRRTTRWPLALFHNMVDVSAYNAFVLWRELNPAWMPGKRNKRRLFLERLGKELAADAAAAREGTKERARGNGGNGDGKSDNATGSSRDGRRGGESEASSEARKKRCRMCPRSRDAKTKTLCRGCREHVCGKCAVVYCPNCASAPCQ; via the exons ATGGGTCGAGCCGAGTTTCGCGCGTACGTGGGACTGCTGATCCTCGCCGGCGTGTACAGGTCGAGGGGCGAGGCGTGCGAGAGCCTGTGGCACGCGGAGACCGGTCGCTCGATATTTCGCGCGACCATGCCCCTCAAGCCGTTCCGCGCGTACTCCGCGGCCCTGCGATTTGACGATCGCGACACCAGAGAGGCCAGGCGCCTGGCCGCCGGGCACGACACGCTGGCGCCCATCAGGGAAGTGTGGGACGCGTGGTGCGAAAGGCTGCCTCTCCTGTACGAGCCCGGACCCGAGGTCACGGTGGACGAGAGGCTGGTTCCCTTCAAAGttgcgtgcctgt GTCGATGTCCCTTCAGGCAATACATGCCCAGCAAGCCGGCCAGGTACGGGATCAAGCTGTGGGTGGCGTGCGACGCCAAGTCCAGCTACGCGTGGAAGATGCTGGCGTACACCGGGAAACGCAACAAGCGAGGTCCTCCCGAGAAAAACCTGGCGTCCAGAGTGGTGCTCGAGCTGACCGAGGGACTGGGACCGGGCCGCAACGTCACCTTCGACAACTTCTTCACGTCGTACAAGCTGGTCAGGAGGCTGTTTGTCCAAAGGGGCCTCACCTCGCTGGGGACCTTGCGCGCGAACAGGGCCGAGATCCCCAGGCGACTGCTCGAAGTCGAGGGCAGACCGGTGCCGTCGTCGCGATTCACGTTCTCGTCGACCGCGGAGCCTCCCGACGCGGCCGTGGTCTCCTACCTGGCCAAGCGCAACAAGAACGTGCTGATCCTCACCACGCACGAGCAGCACGTGCGCGTCCCGGGGCTGAGCGGGCGGGCGGACGGGAAGCCCCTGGCGGTGCTCCACTACAATCGCACCAAGGGAGGCGTGGACAACCTGGACAAGGTGTTGGGCACGTCCAGTTGCAGGAGAAGGACGACTCGCTGGCCCCTGGCCCTCTTTCACAACATGGTGGACGTGTCCGCGTACAACGCCTTCgtgctgtggagggagctgaatcCCGCCTGGATGCCGGGCAAGCGCAACAAACGCAGGCTGTTCCTGGAACGGCTGGGCAAAGAGCTGGCGGCTGACGCAGCCGCCGCGAGAGAGGGGACGAAGGAGAGGGCGAGGGGTAACGGCGGCAACGGCGATGGCAAAAGCGACAACGCGACAGGGTCGTCGCGCGACGGCAGGCGTGGCGGCGAGTCCGAGGCGTCGTCCGAGGCGAGGAAGAAGAGGTGTCGCATGTGCCCCAGGAGCAGGGACGCCAAGACCAAGACTCTGTGTCGCGGCTGTCGCGAGCACGTGTGCGGCAAGTGCGCCGTGGTCTACTGTCCAAACTGCGCCTCGGCCCCGTGTCAGTGA
- the LOC115777236 gene encoding high choriolytic enzyme 2-like isoform X2, with protein sequence MIPVFNFFLFLSMTAVSLRAAVIKDPNDESLGAVEIIKKVNTGSYRSMDPPEAIEKVNAHSSKNLVHGDIVPATTRNADPCTAIGCKWPKTGPYVYIPVSISSVYSTQERNIIINALVTFHESTCIRFIWRTNQVNSINFFSGDGCYSYVGRQSQAQLISLQRNGCLYQATVQHEVLHALGFHHEQVRSDRDQYVRILTQNILPGQEHNFVKVQTNNLQTRYDFNSVMHYPRTAFSRNGQPTIVAKSNPNLDFGRATQMSANDIARINRLYGC encoded by the exons ATGATTCCAGTCttcaacttcttcctcttcctctcaatGACAGCCGTTTCTCTG AGGGCTGCTGTCATTAAAGATCCAAATG ATGAGTCTTTGGGTGCCgtagaaattattaaaaaagtcAACACTGGCTCAT ACAGGTCTATGGATCCCCCAGAAGCCATTGAAAAAGTCAATGCTCACTCTT CAAAAAACCTGGTTCATGGTGACATTGTTCCTGCTACAACCAGGAATGCCGATCCGTGCACAGCCATTGGCTGCAAGTGGCCTAAAACTGGACCCTATGTCTACATACCTGTCTCCATATCCTCTGTATACT CCACCCAAGAACgcaacatcatcatcaatgcCTTGGTGACCTTCCATGAGTCCACCTGTATTCGCTTCATCTGGAGGACAAACCAAGTCAATTCCATCAACTTCTTCTCTGGAGATGG GTGTTATTCATATGTGGGCCGTCAGAGCCAAGCGCAGCTAATCTCCCTACAAAGAAATGGTTGCTTGTACCAGGCGACAGTGCAGCACGAGGTTCTTCATGCTCTGGGCTTCCACCACGAGCAGGTCCGCTCTGACAGAGACCAGTATGTGAGGATCCTCACCCAGAACATCTTGCCAG GGCAAGAACACAACTTTGTGAAAGTGCAGACCAACAATCTGCAGACTCGCTATGACTTCAACTCTGTCATGCACTATCCCAG AACTGCGTTCTCCCGTAATGGGCAGCCAACAATTGTTGCCAAGTCCAATCCTAATCTGGATTTCGGACGTGCTACTCAGATGAGTGCCAACGACATTGCCCGTATAAACAGGCTTTATGGATgct AA
- the LOC115777236 gene encoding high choriolytic enzyme 2-like isoform X1: MIPVFNFFLFLSMTAVSLRAAVIKDPNDESLGAVEIIKKVNTGSYRSMDPPEAIEKVNAHSSKNLVHGDIVPATTRNADPCTAIGCKWPKTGPYVYIPVSISSVYSTQERNIIINALVTFHESTCIRFIWRTNQVNSINFFSGDGCYSYVGRQSQAQLISLQRNGCLYQATVQHEVLHALGFHHEQVRSDRDQYVRILTQNILPGQEHNFVKVQTNNLQTRYDFNSVMHYPRTAFSRNGQPTIVAKSNPNLDFGRATQMSANDIARINRLYGCCE; encoded by the exons ATGATTCCAGTCttcaacttcttcctcttcctctcaatGACAGCCGTTTCTCTG AGGGCTGCTGTCATTAAAGATCCAAATG ATGAGTCTTTGGGTGCCgtagaaattattaaaaaagtcAACACTGGCTCAT ACAGGTCTATGGATCCCCCAGAAGCCATTGAAAAAGTCAATGCTCACTCTT CAAAAAACCTGGTTCATGGTGACATTGTTCCTGCTACAACCAGGAATGCCGATCCGTGCACAGCCATTGGCTGCAAGTGGCCTAAAACTGGACCCTATGTCTACATACCTGTCTCCATATCCTCTGTATACT CCACCCAAGAACgcaacatcatcatcaatgcCTTGGTGACCTTCCATGAGTCCACCTGTATTCGCTTCATCTGGAGGACAAACCAAGTCAATTCCATCAACTTCTTCTCTGGAGATGG GTGTTATTCATATGTGGGCCGTCAGAGCCAAGCGCAGCTAATCTCCCTACAAAGAAATGGTTGCTTGTACCAGGCGACAGTGCAGCACGAGGTTCTTCATGCTCTGGGCTTCCACCACGAGCAGGTCCGCTCTGACAGAGACCAGTATGTGAGGATCCTCACCCAGAACATCTTGCCAG GGCAAGAACACAACTTTGTGAAAGTGCAGACCAACAATCTGCAGACTCGCTATGACTTCAACTCTGTCATGCACTATCCCAG AACTGCGTTCTCCCGTAATGGGCAGCCAACAATTGTTGCCAAGTCCAATCCTAATCTGGATTTCGGACGTGCTACTCAGATGAGTGCCAACGACATTGCCCGTATAAACAGGCTTTATGGATgctgtgagtaa